Proteins from a single region of Pseudodesulfovibrio portus:
- the gyrA gene encoding DNA gyrase subunit A has translation MSNTITIESELKKSYLEYSLSVIIGRAIPDVRDGLKPVHRRILFAMHDLGNYHNRAYKKSARVVGDVIGKYHPHGDSAVYDALVRMAQDFSMRDMLVDGQGNFGSIDGDSAAAMRYTEVRMAKLCSEFLGDIDKNTVDFRPNYDNTMQEPAVLPTKVPNLLLNGTTGIAVGMATNIPPHNLSELIDGSIHLLDNPECTIESLMQRVKGPDFPTGGTVFGGQGLVDAYTTGRGSIKIRGVVEVEEAKKGRKESIIIRQIPYALNKSTLVEKIAALIHEKKIEGVSDLRDESDRKGIRIVLDLKRGAIPDIIINSLYKFTPLETSFGINMMAVVGKRPMLLNLKEVLKHFLEHRREVIIRRTKFDLDKCEKRVHILEGLRIALDNIDEVVKLIRASKTPDEAREGLMSRFSLSEIQAKAILDMRLQKLTGLEHDKLLEELAELMKKIEYFTSILENEEVLKGVIRDELREIKDNYATPRKSELLQADLDSIDIEDLIPDEETVITLSRRGYIKRTPLSNYTAQRRGGKGIAGVQTGDGDFIHTFMLTTNHQHLVLFTNFGKMFKIKVHQVPEGSRYAKGGHVNNLLPLEKEENIATALSLREFQDDRFFLFVTRKGMIKRSSIGLYGNCRSTGIRAVNLRDGDELMTVRELEPDVDCILASREGSAIRFNINDARPMGRATAGVKGMALRPNDEVVACVVTGDEERDQLLTVSEGGFGKRTSIDQYRVQTRGGKGILNMRLTNKTGKVISARMVNENDDVILLTTQNKVIRMSVSEVSQTRGRATQGVRLVKMDADNKVAGFDLVMDDDEELKDKTP, from the coding sequence ATGAGTAATACCATCACCATCGAAAGCGAACTCAAGAAAAGTTATCTTGAGTATTCCCTGTCAGTCATCATCGGGCGTGCCATCCCGGATGTGCGCGACGGGCTGAAGCCCGTCCACCGACGCATCCTGTTTGCCATGCACGATCTCGGCAACTACCACAACCGGGCCTACAAGAAATCCGCTCGCGTGGTCGGCGACGTCATCGGTAAGTACCATCCGCACGGCGACTCCGCAGTGTACGACGCCCTGGTCCGCATGGCCCAGGACTTCTCCATGCGCGATATGCTCGTGGACGGCCAGGGCAACTTCGGCTCCATCGACGGCGACTCCGCCGCCGCCATGCGTTACACCGAAGTGCGCATGGCCAAGCTGTGTTCCGAGTTCCTCGGCGACATCGACAAGAACACCGTCGATTTCAGGCCCAACTACGACAACACCATGCAGGAGCCGGCGGTCCTGCCCACCAAGGTGCCGAACCTGCTCCTCAACGGCACCACCGGCATCGCGGTCGGCATGGCCACCAACATCCCGCCCCACAACCTGAGCGAGCTCATCGACGGTTCCATCCACCTGCTGGACAACCCCGAGTGCACCATCGAATCGCTCATGCAGCGGGTCAAGGGCCCTGATTTCCCCACCGGCGGCACGGTCTTCGGCGGGCAGGGACTGGTGGACGCCTACACCACCGGTCGCGGCTCCATCAAGATTCGCGGCGTGGTCGAGGTGGAAGAGGCCAAAAAGGGACGCAAGGAATCGATCATCATCAGGCAGATTCCCTACGCCCTGAACAAGTCCACCCTGGTGGAGAAGATCGCTGCGCTCATCCATGAGAAGAAGATCGAGGGCGTGTCCGACCTGCGCGACGAGTCCGACCGCAAGGGCATCCGCATCGTGCTCGACCTGAAGCGCGGCGCCATCCCGGACATCATCATCAACTCGCTGTACAAGTTCACGCCGCTGGAGACGAGCTTCGGCATCAACATGATGGCCGTGGTCGGCAAGCGGCCCATGCTGCTGAACCTGAAAGAGGTCCTCAAGCACTTCCTTGAGCACCGCCGCGAAGTCATCATCCGTCGCACCAAGTTCGATCTGGACAAGTGCGAGAAGCGCGTCCACATCCTGGAAGGGTTGCGCATCGCCCTGGACAACATCGACGAAGTGGTCAAGCTCATCCGCGCATCTAAGACGCCGGACGAGGCCCGCGAAGGCTTGATGAGTCGGTTCAGCCTGTCGGAGATTCAGGCCAAGGCCATCCTCGACATGCGGTTGCAGAAGCTCACCGGCCTGGAGCACGACAAGCTCCTGGAAGAGCTGGCCGAGCTGATGAAGAAGATCGAATACTTCACCTCCATCCTTGAAAACGAGGAGGTTCTCAAGGGCGTCATCCGCGACGAACTCCGCGAAATCAAGGACAACTACGCCACCCCGCGCAAGTCCGAACTGCTTCAGGCGGACCTGGACTCCATCGACATCGAGGACCTGATCCCGGACGAGGAAACGGTCATCACCCTGTCGCGCCGGGGCTACATCAAGCGCACCCCGCTCTCCAACTACACGGCCCAGCGGAGGGGCGGAAAGGGCATCGCGGGCGTGCAGACCGGTGACGGCGACTTCATCCACACCTTCATGCTGACCACCAATCATCAGCATCTGGTGCTGTTCACCAACTTCGGCAAGATGTTCAAGATCAAGGTCCACCAGGTTCCGGAGGGCTCCCGCTACGCCAAGGGCGGCCACGTGAACAACCTGCTGCCCCTGGAGAAGGAAGAGAACATCGCCACGGCCCTGTCCCTGCGCGAGTTCCAGGATGACCGCTTCTTCCTGTTCGTGACCCGAAAGGGCATGATCAAGCGCTCCTCCATCGGCCTGTACGGCAATTGCCGCTCCACGGGCATCCGGGCCGTGAACCTGCGCGACGGCGACGAGCTGATGACCGTGCGCGAACTCGAGCCGGACGTGGACTGCATCCTGGCCAGCCGCGAGGGCTCGGCCATCCGCTTCAACATCAACGACGCCCGTCCCATGGGCCGCGCCACCGCCGGAGTCAAGGGCATGGCCCTGCGGCCCAACGACGAGGTCGTGGCCTGCGTTGTCACCGGAGACGAGGAGCGCGACCAGCTGCTCACCGTGTCCGAGGGCGGCTTCGGCAAGCGCACCTCCATCGACCAGTACCGTGTCCAGACGCGCGGCGGAAAGGGCATCCTGAACATGCGCCTGACCAACAAGACCGGCAAGGTCATCAGTGCGCGCATGGTCAACGAGAACGACGACGTCATCCTGCTCACCACCCAGAACAAGGTCATCCGCATGTCCGTGTCCGAGGTCAGCCAGACCCGAGGCCGCGCGACCCAGGGTGTCCGGCTGGTGAAGATGGACGCCGACAACAAGGTCGCCGGGTTCGACCTGGTGATGGACGACGACGAAGAGCTCAAGGACAAGACGCCGTAG
- a CDS encoding tetratricopeptide repeat protein, translated as MKQILLLVILFCSCLLASCSSDKSPGMEDIERARDAYSKGFYLEAEKDYERYLQIEPQGADRKEAWDRLSEIAVTIKGDYDRAVVLLEAMYLELGGNANEAWKIMFQLGEVYAELGNRPKAIESFEKCLMHAEGNPEHMYRTQLRMARLYRDMGSYDLVASTLENCADSASESESKARCLYELAQSYSFISGWGQARKALEQLLELRGLSEETHALAVFLLADIYEHERDYRRTRELLESILTTYPNPKVVESRLGNLPDVQPEPIPLKPPSE; from the coding sequence ATGAAACAGATCCTGCTTCTTGTTATCCTTTTCTGCTCGTGCCTGCTGGCGTCCTGCTCCTCGGACAAATCTCCGGGGATGGAAGACATTGAGCGGGCCCGGGACGCATACTCCAAGGGGTTCTACCTGGAGGCGGAAAAGGACTATGAGCGCTACCTGCAGATCGAGCCCCAGGGCGCCGACCGCAAGGAGGCGTGGGACCGGCTGAGCGAGATCGCGGTGACCATCAAGGGCGACTACGACCGGGCGGTGGTGCTGCTCGAGGCCATGTATCTCGAGCTGGGCGGCAACGCCAACGAGGCGTGGAAAATCATGTTCCAGCTCGGCGAGGTCTACGCGGAACTGGGCAACCGGCCCAAGGCCATCGAGTCCTTTGAAAAATGCCTGATGCACGCCGAGGGAAACCCGGAGCACATGTACAGGACGCAACTGCGCATGGCCAGATTGTACCGCGACATGGGCAGCTACGACCTGGTGGCGTCCACCCTGGAAAACTGCGCCGACTCGGCTTCCGAGTCCGAGTCAAAGGCCCGGTGCCTGTACGAGCTGGCCCAGAGCTACAGCTTCATTTCCGGCTGGGGACAGGCCAGGAAGGCGCTCGAGCAGCTGCTCGAGTTGCGAGGGTTGTCCGAGGAGACCCACGCCCTGGCGGTGTTCCTGCTTGCCGACATTTACGAACACGAGCGCGATTACCGCAGGACACGGGAATTGCTGGAGTCTATCCTGACGACCTATCCCAACCCCAAGGTGGTGGAGTCGCGACTGGGCAACCTGCCGGACGTCCAGCCCGAGCCCATTCCGCTCAAGCCGCCGTCCGAATAA
- the gyrB gene encoding DNA topoisomerase (ATP-hydrolyzing) subunit B, producing MSEQYNAESITVLEGLEAVRKRPAMYIGSTDIRGLHHLVYEVIDNSIDEAMAGYCDKIKVTLHMDNSCTVTDNGRGIPVDIHPKEGVPAVQLAMTTLHAGGKFDSETYKVSGGLHGVGVSCVNALSEFMETTVRREGKTYRMKFERGHVVQELEETGTSDHSGTSQRFRPDEEIFEVNQFDYDVLRKRFKELAYLNSGLEIEFKDERNPEAEAETFKFDGGIKRYVKDLNSNLQTIGEIVYGEGESENMIVEFALQYTSSYKENTYTFANNIRTIEGGTHLAGYKTALTRAINNYVQNADLPKKLIQKLTGDDVREGLTSVISVKLPEPQFEGQTKTKLGNSEAAGLVAAVIYEKLNVFFEENPKEARFIIEKVVDAARAREAARKARDLVRRKGALSDNALPGKLADCQSKDPKDSEIFIVEGDSAGGSAKQGRDPKIQAILPLRGKILNVEKTRLDKMLGNKEIRAMITAFGIGIGQDEEEKDYDKLRYYKIVIMTDADVDGSHIRTLLLTFFFRQYEELINRGHVYIAQPPLYRAHKGKFEKFIKDDVELDNFLLERIGGDLSIKSASGRVFEGDKLLDIMAKIRFLRTKFGEAETVGIEPTLYKKLLDYPERISFTYFEEHDPEQFKKDFETNGYRVHIEKEHDQELDKDRTYLVFENENGHRTRLAMEFFYSKLYKTAYATHGELKDICGGFEFTLDLKEAEKPVTGLFKLYDEVIEEANRGWSIQRYKGLGEMNPEQLWETTMDPEKRIMLQVTIEDAAAANDIFMDLMGDNVEPRREFIEKNALAVQELDI from the coding sequence ATGAGCGAACAGTACAACGCCGAATCAATTACCGTACTCGAGGGGCTTGAGGCCGTTCGAAAACGGCCCGCCATGTACATCGGTTCCACCGATATCCGTGGCCTGCATCACTTGGTTTACGAAGTTATCGACAACTCCATCGATGAGGCCATGGCCGGGTATTGCGACAAGATCAAGGTCACCCTGCACATGGACAACTCCTGCACCGTGACCGACAACGGCCGCGGCATCCCCGTGGACATCCACCCCAAGGAAGGCGTCCCGGCGGTCCAGCTGGCCATGACCACCCTGCACGCGGGCGGCAAGTTCGATTCCGAGACCTACAAGGTGTCCGGCGGCCTGCACGGCGTGGGCGTGTCCTGCGTCAACGCCTTGTCCGAGTTCATGGAGACAACGGTCCGCCGCGAGGGCAAGACCTATCGCATGAAGTTCGAGCGCGGCCATGTGGTCCAGGAACTGGAAGAGACCGGCACCTCGGACCACTCGGGCACCAGCCAGCGATTCCGCCCGGACGAGGAAATCTTCGAGGTCAACCAGTTCGACTACGACGTGCTCAGGAAGCGGTTCAAGGAGCTGGCCTACCTGAACTCCGGCCTGGAGATCGAGTTCAAGGACGAGCGTAACCCCGAGGCTGAAGCCGAGACCTTCAAGTTTGATGGCGGCATCAAGCGCTACGTCAAGGACCTGAACTCGAACCTGCAGACCATCGGCGAGATCGTCTACGGCGAGGGCGAGTCCGAAAACATGATCGTGGAGTTCGCCCTCCAGTACACCTCGTCCTACAAGGAAAACACCTACACGTTCGCCAACAACATCCGGACCATTGAGGGCGGCACCCACCTGGCCGGTTACAAGACCGCGCTGACTCGGGCCATCAACAACTACGTCCAGAACGCGGACCTGCCCAAGAAGCTGATCCAGAAGCTGACCGGCGACGACGTGCGCGAAGGGTTGACCTCGGTCATCTCGGTCAAGCTGCCGGAACCGCAATTCGAGGGCCAGACCAAGACCAAGCTCGGCAACTCCGAGGCTGCGGGCCTGGTGGCGGCGGTCATCTATGAAAAGCTGAACGTCTTTTTCGAGGAAAATCCCAAGGAGGCGCGGTTCATCATCGAAAAGGTGGTGGATGCGGCCCGGGCGCGCGAGGCGGCCCGAAAGGCCCGGGACTTGGTCCGCCGCAAGGGCGCCCTGTCCGACAACGCCCTGCCCGGCAAGCTGGCCGACTGCCAGTCCAAGGACCCCAAGGATTCCGAAATATTCATCGTCGAGGGTGACTCCGCAGGCGGTTCGGCCAAGCAGGGCCGCGACCCCAAGATCCAGGCCATCCTCCCCCTGCGCGGCAAGATCCTCAACGTCGAGAAGACGCGCCTGGACAAGATGCTCGGCAACAAGGAAATCCGGGCCATGATCACGGCCTTCGGCATCGGCATCGGCCAGGACGAAGAAGAAAAGGATTACGACAAGCTGCGCTATTACAAGATCGTCATCATGACTGACGCCGATGTTGACGGCTCGCACATCCGGACGCTGCTGCTGACCTTCTTCTTCAGGCAGTACGAAGAGCTGATCAACCGGGGCCACGTGTATATCGCCCAGCCGCCGCTCTACCGCGCGCACAAGGGCAAGTTCGAGAAGTTCATCAAGGACGACGTGGAGCTGGACAACTTCCTGCTCGAGAGGATCGGCGGCGACCTGTCCATCAAGTCCGCATCCGGCCGGGTCTTCGAAGGCGACAAGCTCCTGGACATCATGGCCAAAATCCGCTTCCTGCGCACCAAGTTCGGCGAAGCCGAGACCGTGGGCATCGAGCCGACCCTCTACAAGAAGCTCCTGGACTACCCGGAACGGATCTCCTTCACCTACTTCGAAGAGCACGATCCCGAGCAGTTCAAGAAGGATTTCGAGACCAACGGGTACCGGGTCCACATCGAGAAGGAACACGATCAGGAACTGGACAAGGACCGCACCTATCTCGTCTTCGAAAACGAGAACGGCCACCGCACCCGGCTGGCCATGGAGTTCTTCTACTCCAAGCTCTACAAAACGGCCTATGCGACCCATGGAGAGCTCAAGGACATCTGCGGCGGGTTCGAGTTCACCCTGGACCTGAAAGAGGCGGAGAAGCCCGTTACCGGCCTTTTTAAGCTGTATGACGAGGTCATCGAAGAGGCGAATCGTGGCTGGTCCATCCAGCGCTACAAGGGTCTGGGCGAAATGAATCCGGAACAGCTTTGGGAAACCACCATGGACCCGGAGAAGCGGATCATGCTTCAGGTGACCATCGAGGATGCGGCTGCGGCCAACGACATCTTTATGGATCTCATGGGCGACAATGTGGAGCCCAGGCGTGAATTCATTGAGAAAAATGCACTGGCTGTGCAGGAACTGGATATCTAA
- a CDS encoding histidine phosphatase family protein has protein sequence MTTFFCMRHGLTDWNNEHRIQGCTDTSLNEEGREQARKWAGSLADNGLELIVTSGLARSRETAAIINETLNLDVVEDERLNEMDWGEWTGLDRGQIREMYKLVGQQERKGFEFRAKGGESRNELLMRACDALMDLTEKYPGKSVLVVTHNGILKCLAYTLSGLDYLPGDPNPIEPYRLHRFECSDLELAIGELNIEI, from the coding sequence ATGACCACATTTTTCTGCATGCGCCACGGCCTGACGGACTGGAACAACGAGCACCGCATCCAGGGCTGCACCGACACTTCCCTCAACGAAGAAGGGCGCGAACAGGCCAGGAAATGGGCCGGGTCCCTGGCGGACAACGGCCTGGAGCTGATCGTGACCAGCGGTCTTGCCCGTTCAAGGGAGACCGCGGCCATCATCAACGAGACCCTGAACCTCGACGTGGTGGAGGATGAACGCCTCAACGAGATGGACTGGGGGGAGTGGACCGGCCTGGATCGCGGCCAGATCCGGGAGATGTACAAGCTGGTGGGCCAGCAGGAGAGAAAGGGGTTCGAATTCCGCGCCAAGGGCGGGGAGAGCCGCAACGAGCTGCTCATGCGCGCCTGTGACGCGCTCATGGACCTGACCGAGAAGTATCCCGGCAAATCCGTGCTGGTGGTGACCCACAACGGCATCCTGAAATGCCTGGCCTACACCTTGTCCGGCCTGGATTACCTGCCCGGCGACCCGAATCCCATCGAGCCGTATCGGCTGCACCGCTTCGAGTGCTCCGACCTCGAGCTGGCCATAGGCGAGCTCAACATCGAAATCTAG
- a CDS encoding homocysteine biosynthesis protein, with translation MAEYKVNKTVKEINERIRKGKAVVVNAEEMVAIVRKEGKVKAAREIDVVTTGTFSPMCSSGLLFNIGQQPPVMKVSKLWLNNVPCYSGIAAVDAYLGATEPSEDDPLNKVHPGRFAYGGGHVMEDLLRGKAVHLRAEAYGTDCYPRKNLDKDVTLADLPNAVMLNPRNCYQNYNAAVNLTSRTIYTYMGPLKANSSNVNFATAGQLSPLFNDPFYRTIGMGTRIFLGGGIGYVIGEGTQHVQKPKRNERGLPENPSGTLMLKGDFKKMNPRYVRGQSLVGYGASLAVGVGIPIPILNEEMAWFTGVSDADITMPVKDYGYDYPNGIPRELTRASFEELRSGEVTVNGKKTSTVPVTSYSMSLEVADTLKEWIEKGEFLLTEKVEDIPSF, from the coding sequence ATGGCAGAATACAAAGTGAACAAGACGGTCAAGGAGATCAACGAGCGCATCCGCAAAGGCAAGGCCGTTGTGGTCAATGCCGAGGAAATGGTCGCCATCGTCAGGAAGGAAGGCAAGGTCAAGGCGGCCCGGGAGATCGACGTGGTCACCACGGGCACGTTCTCGCCCATGTGTTCCTCCGGTCTCCTGTTCAACATCGGGCAGCAGCCTCCGGTGATGAAGGTTTCCAAGCTGTGGCTGAACAACGTCCCGTGCTATTCCGGAATAGCCGCCGTAGACGCCTACCTTGGGGCCACAGAGCCTTCTGAGGACGATCCCCTCAACAAGGTACACCCCGGACGCTTTGCGTACGGCGGAGGGCATGTCATGGAGGATTTGCTCCGCGGCAAGGCGGTGCACCTGCGGGCCGAGGCCTACGGAACGGACTGCTACCCGCGCAAGAACCTGGACAAGGACGTCACCCTGGCGGATTTGCCCAACGCGGTCATGCTCAACCCGCGCAACTGCTACCAGAACTACAACGCGGCCGTGAACCTGACCAGCCGCACCATCTATACGTACATGGGCCCGCTCAAGGCGAATTCCTCCAACGTGAATTTCGCCACGGCAGGCCAGCTGTCCCCGTTGTTCAATGATCCGTTCTACAGGACCATCGGCATGGGCACGCGCATCTTCCTGGGCGGCGGCATCGGCTACGTCATCGGCGAGGGCACCCAGCACGTGCAGAAGCCGAAACGCAACGAGCGCGGCCTGCCCGAGAATCCGTCCGGCACCCTGATGCTCAAGGGCGACTTCAAGAAGATGAACCCCCGCTATGTGCGCGGCCAGTCCCTGGTGGGCTACGGCGCGTCCCTGGCCGTGGGCGTGGGCATCCCCATTCCCATCCTGAACGAGGAGATGGCCTGGTTTACCGGGGTCAGCGACGCGGACATCACCATGCCGGTCAAGGACTACGGCTACGACTACCCCAACGGCATCCCCCGCGAGTTGACCCGCGCCTCCTTCGAGGAGCTGCGCAGCGGCGAGGTCACGGTCAACGGCAAGAAGACCTCCACCGTGCCGGTGACCAGCTACTCCATGTCCCTGGAAGTGGCCGACACCCTCAAGGAGTGGATCGAAAAGGGCGAATTCCTGCTCACCGAAAAAGTGGAGGATATTCCGAGCTTCTAG
- the dnaN gene encoding DNA polymerase III subunit beta, giving the protein MFLKVNRDEIIEGLQKSANIIPAKTGAAFLRTIWLQCENGNLNVMSTDSNLEFMGSYPAGIEGEGLAGVQGRAFYDLVKQLRSDQGELTISTDEENQNVLVEQKARKYKFPVNDPEWFQKFSTFPENGTVFWSGDFLHEIIDKISFCISDEDSMEAIACIHLVPRDKMGVKTVEVCGLNGHQFAMLNFVNDDIYAMLPEEGVLIQKKYLTELKKWLTADEIELAISNKRLFFRTGDKRETFTLPLSYYQYPNYQNFLAKLNDPDVSTLEVSRLDLVDALSRVALFNTDSNRCAYFTFAGSEVTISAQGQETGTARESIDATFTGDMARIAFPTRNLIEILNHFNSDTVKFTLTGTEAPCGLTGADDKNYDVIVMPMMIQEETYYTEENA; this is encoded by the coding sequence ATGTTTCTGAAAGTGAACAGAGATGAAATCATCGAAGGACTCCAGAAGTCGGCGAACATCATCCCGGCCAAAACCGGAGCGGCATTTCTCCGCACCATCTGGTTGCAGTGCGAGAACGGAAACCTGAACGTGATGTCCACCGATTCGAATCTCGAGTTCATGGGCTCCTATCCGGCCGGTATCGAGGGCGAGGGATTGGCCGGCGTCCAGGGCCGCGCTTTTTATGACCTGGTCAAGCAGCTCCGTTCCGACCAGGGTGAGCTGACCATCAGCACGGATGAAGAGAACCAGAACGTCCTGGTCGAACAGAAGGCCAGGAAGTACAAGTTCCCGGTAAACGACCCGGAATGGTTCCAGAAATTCTCCACCTTTCCGGAAAACGGCACCGTGTTCTGGTCCGGTGATTTCCTGCACGAGATCATCGACAAGATTTCGTTCTGCATTTCGGACGAGGACTCCATGGAGGCCATCGCCTGCATCCACCTCGTCCCCCGCGACAAGATGGGCGTGAAGACCGTCGAGGTCTGCGGCCTGAACGGCCACCAGTTCGCCATGCTCAACTTCGTCAACGACGACATCTATGCCATGCTCCCGGAAGAGGGCGTGCTCATCCAGAAGAAGTACCTGACCGAGCTCAAGAAGTGGCTTACCGCCGATGAGATCGAGCTGGCCATCTCCAACAAGCGGCTCTTTTTCCGCACCGGCGACAAGCGGGAGACCTTCACGCTGCCCCTGTCCTACTACCAGTACCCGAACTATCAGAACTTCCTGGCCAAGCTGAACGATCCCGACGTTTCCACCCTGGAAGTGAGCCGCCTCGACCTGGTGGACGCCCTGTCCCGCGTGGCCCTGTTCAACACCGACTCCAACCGTTGCGCCTACTTCACCTTTGCGGGCAGCGAGGTGACCATCTCCGCCCAGGGGCAGGAGACCGGCACGGCGCGGGAATCCATCGACGCAACCTTCACCGGCGACATGGCCCGCATCGCCTTCCCGACCAGGAATCTCATCGAGATACTGAACCACTTCAATTCCGACACCGTGAAGTTCACCCTGACCGGCACCGAGGCCCCCTGCGGCCTGACCGGCGCCGACGACAAGAACTACGATGTGATCGTCATGCCCATGATGATTCAGGAAGAGACTTACTATACCGAGGAAAACGCATAA
- a CDS encoding DnaA ATPase domain-containing protein has translation MKDSLRKHLLQTSSDDELKRWFDPLYFDYSEENKRLTVGFPHTFFAKWFEAEIQDKFEAQLNMFLGSGYLVSYRDVEKPDRATGVQVANVVKRIDFPFGQEFTFETFLINKKNYFPIASAKEVAKQSGSLFNPFIICGPGGSGKTHLLRSVANEISKKHDYSTVFMGSMDELNSLYNIRFKGDRFKARNYLFEYQFLFIDDFHKIREHPHFQQELVNIFNHFYDNKKQMVLACREKVTSYDFLDEALQSRLGWGLIVTLKEPDLEIRVGYIQRQAKAKRLSLNKEQILTLAQRFTDFRYLQGILLKLFAFKELVKQDLSQKDFEHILANTEEKTTDDLTPKKILNVVSDHFSVHVKDLIGTKRHQHIAHARQVAMFLCRQMLNTSYPSLGRAFGGKDHSTVLYSVKKIEQLQEDDFELKQLLKTLKNKCRMS, from the coding sequence GTGAAAGACTCCCTGCGGAAACACCTTCTCCAGACCAGCTCGGATGACGAACTCAAGCGGTGGTTCGACCCGTTGTATTTCGATTATTCGGAAGAAAACAAGCGTCTGACCGTTGGTTTTCCCCATACCTTTTTCGCCAAATGGTTCGAGGCTGAAATCCAGGACAAGTTCGAAGCGCAGCTGAACATGTTCCTCGGTTCCGGCTACCTGGTCAGCTACAGGGACGTGGAGAAGCCCGACAGGGCCACAGGGGTGCAGGTGGCCAACGTGGTCAAGCGCATCGATTTTCCTTTTGGCCAGGAGTTCACCTTCGAGACCTTTCTGATCAACAAGAAGAACTACTTCCCCATCGCCTCGGCCAAAGAGGTGGCCAAGCAGTCCGGGTCGCTTTTCAACCCGTTCATCATCTGCGGCCCGGGCGGCTCGGGCAAGACCCACCTGCTCCGGTCCGTTGCCAACGAGATTTCCAAGAAGCACGACTACTCCACCGTGTTCATGGGCTCCATGGACGAGCTCAACTCCCTGTACAACATCCGGTTCAAGGGCGACCGGTTCAAGGCGCGCAACTATCTGTTCGAATACCAGTTCCTGTTCATCGACGATTTCCACAAGATCAGGGAACATCCCCATTTCCAGCAGGAACTCGTCAATATTTTCAACCACTTCTACGACAACAAGAAACAGATGGTCCTGGCCTGCCGGGAAAAGGTGACCAGCTACGACTTCCTGGACGAGGCCCTGCAATCCCGCCTGGGTTGGGGACTGATCGTCACCCTCAAGGAACCGGACCTGGAAATCCGGGTGGGGTACATCCAGCGCCAGGCCAAGGCCAAACGGCTCTCCCTGAACAAGGAACAGATTCTCACCCTGGCCCAGCGGTTCACGGATTTCCGCTATCTGCAGGGCATCCTGCTCAAACTTTTCGCCTTCAAGGAACTGGTCAAGCAGGACCTTTCCCAGAAGGACTTCGAGCACATCCTGGCCAACACCGAGGAAAAGACCACCGACGACCTGACGCCCAAGAAAATCCTCAACGTGGTCAGCGACCATTTCAGCGTCCACGTCAAGGACCTGATCGGCACCAAACGGCACCAGCACATAGCCCATGCCCGCCAGGTGGCCATGTTCCTCTGTCGCCAGATGTTGAACACTTCCTACCCTTCGCTGGGTCGGGCCTTTGGCGGAAAAGACCACTCAACGGTTCTGTATTCGGTTAAAAAAATCGAACAATTACAGGAAGATGACTTCGAACTGAAACAACTGTTAAAAACGTTGAAGAATAAGTGTCGTATGTCGTGA